One segment of Comamonas thiooxydans DNA contains the following:
- a CDS encoding methyl-accepting chemotaxis protein produces MSWKISDWRVGTKLGISFTALVLLSALLGLVAWLQLSSIHAAGREVSEVALPSVYNAASMRSEYNRLRRHEAGIATARTLVEIEGYEQQIQQRLKTIAEQEKVVSDLIASQPLREAYEGYRTNKANFLKLHEQLLARARDGDYNTVDSQAGMADELGLFFAGLSEQAFSQLAESTGKLMTLQLENAALAQQAEKSSFELARYWLVGTLALVVLFAAVVGIAMTRAITAPVATAVELAQAVAAGRLGMVVKNQRRDEMGLLLNALEDMRRQLSSVVQDVRGNAHGVALASSEIAQGNADLSARTESQASALEETAASMEQLGSTVRQNADNAQTANQMAKNASDVAGRGGDVVAQVVDTMKGINDSSRQIADIIGVIDSIAFQTNILALNAAVEAARAGEQGRGFAVVAGEVRTLAQRSAEAAKEIKQLIHASVERVEQGSQLVDKAGATMAEIVTAIGRVTDIMGEISAASREQSQGVAQVGEAVTQMDQTTQQNAALVEQSAAAADSLQRQAKALVDSVAIFQLGNQAQSFAAATLKNRVEPVAKAGMSAGPRAAALADQGLGKAMSAPVKTAQPALTNDQDWEQF; encoded by the coding sequence ATGAGTTGGAAGATTTCGGACTGGCGCGTGGGGACCAAGTTGGGCATCAGCTTTACGGCGCTGGTGTTGTTGTCTGCATTGCTCGGCCTGGTGGCCTGGTTGCAGCTGTCCAGCATTCATGCAGCGGGCCGTGAGGTTTCCGAAGTGGCGCTGCCCAGCGTTTACAACGCTGCCTCCATGCGCTCCGAGTACAACCGGCTGCGCCGCCATGAGGCAGGCATCGCCACTGCCCGCACCCTGGTCGAGATCGAAGGCTACGAGCAGCAGATCCAGCAGCGCCTGAAAACCATTGCCGAGCAGGAGAAAGTGGTCAGCGACCTGATTGCCAGCCAGCCGCTGCGCGAGGCCTACGAGGGTTATCGGACCAACAAGGCGAATTTCCTGAAGCTGCACGAGCAGTTGCTGGCGCGGGCGCGCGATGGCGACTACAACACCGTGGACAGCCAGGCAGGCATGGCCGACGAGCTGGGGCTGTTTTTTGCAGGGCTGTCCGAACAGGCCTTCAGCCAGCTGGCGGAAAGCACGGGCAAGCTGATGACGCTGCAGCTCGAGAACGCGGCTCTGGCCCAGCAGGCCGAGAAGTCCAGTTTCGAGCTGGCCCGCTACTGGCTGGTCGGTACGCTGGCGCTGGTGGTGCTGTTTGCCGCCGTGGTCGGCATTGCGATGACACGCGCCATCACGGCTCCCGTGGCCACGGCCGTTGAGCTGGCGCAGGCCGTGGCTGCCGGCAGGCTGGGCATGGTGGTGAAGAACCAGCGCCGCGATGAAATGGGCTTGCTGCTCAATGCGCTGGAAGACATGCGTCGGCAACTGTCCTCCGTGGTCCAGGATGTGCGCGGCAATGCCCATGGCGTGGCCCTGGCGTCCAGCGAAATCGCTCAGGGCAATGCGGATCTTTCGGCGCGCACCGAAAGCCAGGCCAGTGCCCTGGAGGAAACGGCGGCCTCCATGGAGCAGCTGGGTTCGACCGTGCGCCAGAACGCCGACAACGCCCAGACAGCCAATCAAATGGCAAAGAATGCCTCCGATGTCGCGGGTCGCGGCGGGGATGTGGTTGCCCAGGTGGTGGACACCATGAAGGGCATCAACGACAGTAGCCGCCAGATCGCCGACATTATCGGCGTCATCGACTCGATTGCCTTCCAGACCAATATCCTGGCCCTGAATGCGGCCGTGGAAGCCGCGCGTGCCGGCGAGCAAGGCCGTGGCTTTGCCGTGGTGGCGGGCGAGGTGCGCACGCTGGCCCAGCGCAGCGCCGAGGCGGCCAAGGAAATCAAGCAGCTCATCCATGCCAGCGTGGAGCGCGTGGAGCAAGGCTCGCAGCTGGTGGACAAGGCCGGTGCCACCATGGCCGAAATCGTGACGGCCATAGGCCGCGTGACCGACATCATGGGCGAGATCAGCGCGGCCAGCCGCGAACAGAGCCAGGGCGTGGCCCAGGTGGGTGAAGCCGTCACTCAGATGGATCAGACCACGCAGCAGAATGCGGCCCTTGTGGAGCAGAGCGCGGCGGCCGCCGATTCTTTGCAGCGCCAGGCCAAGGCGCTGGTCGATTCGGTGGCGATTTTTCAGTTGGGGAATCAGGCACAGAGCTTTGCCGCTGCGACGCTGAAAAATCGGGTCGAGCCGGTTGCAAAGGCCGGCATGAGCGCTGGCCCGCGGGCTGCAGCGTTAGCCGATCAAGGCCTGGGCAAGGCTATGTCTGCCCCGGTCAAAACGGCTCAGCCCGCTTTGACCAATGACCAGGATTGGGAGCAGTTCTGA
- a CDS encoding methyl-accepting chemotaxis protein — MKSIKISTRILGTFGVLVLLLVVVVAMALLQLRSMRSSAETITGNALPSVEVINTLNTDLARTRLLELRHVNNDEPSYMAQVEAQFEQLQKHLAEAKKLYEPLIVTAEERELYAQFLRERERYVELNKQLFEISRRGDKEQAKQLLGGESLKLYDLSSATLQKLIKFNSDVARGETLASEGVYDRAVSMLALAAVIAVLVAAGAGIWLVRSIRTPLEQAVQAADRVANGDLSGVIRVERQDETGRLLSALERMQSSLVQTVRSVRQNAEGVASASSQIASGNADLSGRTEEQASALEETAASMEQLGSTVRQNADNARAANQMAVNASQVAAQGGAVVAEVVETMKGINNSSQQIADIITVIDSIAFQTNILALNAAVEAARAGEQGRGFAVVAGEVRTLAQRSAEAAKEIKALISTSVQRVEQGTQLVDKAGATMADIVSAISRVTDLMAEISAASQEQSQGVAQVGEAVTQMDQTTQQNAALVEESAAAAGALRKQAQDLVQAVAVFQLPASALYDQAPKAAARAAAPAVVAAAAPARQAPVRRVAARPAPMPAAPRSLMGGAVAGESATARNVQKSSLDEDDWETF, encoded by the coding sequence ATGAAAAGCATCAAAATCTCCACGCGGATTCTTGGTACGTTCGGAGTTCTGGTCTTGCTGCTGGTCGTGGTGGTTGCCATGGCATTGCTGCAGCTGCGCTCCATGCGCTCCAGCGCTGAAACCATCACCGGCAATGCCCTGCCCAGTGTGGAAGTGATCAATACACTCAATACTGACCTGGCGCGCACCCGCTTGCTCGAGTTGCGACATGTCAATAATGACGAGCCCAGCTATATGGCTCAGGTGGAAGCTCAATTCGAGCAATTGCAGAAACACCTGGCAGAGGCAAAAAAGCTCTATGAACCTTTGATTGTCACTGCCGAGGAGCGCGAGCTCTACGCTCAGTTCCTGCGCGAACGGGAACGTTACGTCGAGTTGAACAAGCAACTGTTCGAAATTTCGCGTCGAGGCGATAAAGAGCAGGCCAAGCAATTGCTGGGAGGCGAATCTCTCAAGCTCTATGACCTGTCTTCGGCGACGCTGCAAAAACTGATCAAGTTCAACAGCGATGTGGCAAGGGGCGAGACTCTGGCTTCGGAGGGGGTTTACGACCGGGCTGTGAGCATGCTTGCCTTGGCTGCCGTGATTGCGGTGCTGGTGGCTGCAGGGGCAGGCATCTGGCTGGTGCGTTCCATCCGTACGCCGCTGGAGCAGGCGGTGCAGGCCGCGGATCGTGTGGCCAATGGGGATCTGAGCGGCGTCATCCGCGTGGAGCGACAGGACGAAACAGGCCGCTTGCTCAGCGCCCTGGAGCGTATGCAAAGCAGTCTGGTGCAGACCGTGCGCTCGGTACGCCAGAACGCGGAAGGCGTGGCCTCGGCCAGTTCGCAGATTGCCTCGGGCAATGCCGATCTCTCCGGTCGTACCGAGGAGCAGGCCAGTGCGCTGGAGGAAACCGCCGCCTCCATGGAGCAGTTGGGCTCTACCGTGCGCCAGAACGCCGACAACGCCCGTGCCGCCAATCAAATGGCGGTGAATGCTTCCCAGGTGGCTGCGCAGGGCGGTGCCGTGGTGGCCGAAGTGGTGGAAACCATGAAGGGCATCAACAACAGCAGCCAGCAGATTGCCGACATCATCACCGTTATCGACTCCATCGCCTTCCAGACCAATATCCTGGCGCTGAATGCGGCCGTGGAAGCGGCGCGAGCCGGTGAGCAGGGTCGTGGTTTTGCCGTGGTGGCGGGCGAGGTACGCACCCTGGCCCAGCGCAGTGCCGAGGCCGCCAAGGAAATCAAGGCCTTGATCAGCACCAGCGTGCAGCGGGTGGAGCAGGGCACGCAGCTGGTGGACAAGGCCGGTGCCACCATGGCCGACATCGTGTCGGCGATCAGCCGGGTGACGGATTTGATGGCCGAGATCAGTGCCGCCAGCCAGGAGCAGAGCCAGGGTGTGGCCCAGGTTGGCGAGGCGGTGACGCAGATGGATCAGACGACGCAGCAAAACGCGGCGCTGGTGGAGGAAAGTGCTGCCGCCGCCGGTGCGCTGCGCAAGCAGGCGCAGGATCTGGTTCAGGCAGTGGCGGTCTTCCAGTTGCCTGCCAGTGCGCTTTATGACCAGGCGCCCAAGGCTGCAGCCCGTGCTGCGGCGCCGGCTGTGGTTGCTGCTGCCGCCCCGGCGCGTCAGGCACCTGTCCGTCGTGTGGCCGCCCGTCCTGCCCCCATGCCGGCAGCCCCGCGCTCTTTGATGGGGGGGGCTGTTGC